The Saxibacter everestensis genome has a window encoding:
- a CDS encoding L-threonylcarbamoyladenylate synthase, whose translation MSKFYDCRNDDLQDLILDEAARTIERGELIVLPTDTVYGVGADAFSADAVAALLSAKGRGRDMPPPVLIPRVETLDGLASDVPDAGRRLATEFWPGALTIICQAQPSLDWDLGDTHGTVAIRMPADDTALAILRRTGPLAVSSANKTGKPAAATADEARDQLGESVQLYLESGASGSAAPSTIVDATVTPLRVVRQGAITLDALRVVVPELLDVDGNPARAVAEPDAAPSDTAAAAEDQDDTTALFDEVVPDSDPPLADDAELDNDGNERA comes from the coding sequence GTGAGCAAGTTTTACGATTGCCGTAACGACGATCTGCAGGATTTGATCCTCGACGAGGCAGCCCGAACGATCGAACGCGGTGAGCTGATTGTGCTGCCGACCGATACCGTCTACGGTGTCGGCGCAGATGCCTTCTCGGCAGATGCCGTCGCGGCGCTGCTTTCAGCGAAGGGCCGGGGGAGGGACATGCCTCCTCCAGTGCTGATCCCGCGGGTTGAAACCCTGGACGGGCTGGCAAGCGACGTTCCGGACGCGGGTCGCCGCCTGGCCACTGAATTCTGGCCGGGCGCTCTGACCATAATCTGTCAGGCGCAGCCATCCCTCGACTGGGACCTGGGCGACACCCATGGCACGGTGGCGATTCGGATGCCGGCCGACGATACAGCGCTCGCCATCTTGCGGCGCACGGGTCCGCTCGCGGTCTCCAGTGCCAACAAGACCGGGAAGCCCGCCGCCGCCACCGCCGACGAGGCCAGGGACCAACTCGGCGAATCCGTCCAGTTGTACCTGGAGTCAGGCGCTTCGGGAAGTGCGGCGCCCTCGACGATTGTCGACGCCACCGTAACTCCTCTGCGAGTGGTGCGTCAGGGCGCGATCACGCTTGATGCGCTGCGGGTTGTCGTCCCGGAACTGCTGGACGTCGACGGTAATCCGGCCAGGGCTGTGGCAGAACCCGACGCTGCGCCATCCGATACGGCTGCCGCGGCCGAAGACCAGGATGACACAACCGCCCTGTTCGACGAGGTGGTGCCGGATTCAGACCCGCCGCTCGCCGATGACGCGGAACTCGACAACGACGGTAATGAGCGAGCCTAG